gcaatagaaggagttatactGAGGGACATATAGACCAATATAAACACTAGTGAAGGTTTTATGGTGCAACAGGTATCTTTAGGGGACTTTTTTGTACAGAGAAACAGGAAGACATACAAGATAAACCAGACCCTTCAGAAACCAGTTAGAaagcagaaaacattttttttccagattttacaGCCAGATCTCTTTAAAATGTGAGCTTtgcaagcttctttttttttttgttcttttgtgttttttgttcttttttgttttttacactaaTGCATGCAAAAAATACAGCTCCCATTTCCTCTCTTGAACATTATTGACCAAAAGGCTTTTGTACAGGTCCCCAACCCCCCTCACACACTAATCTCCCACCCCATCCCAaccaaaagagaaaagtaaaaaataaaaagttcagacaACAGAACATCAAAGGAAACAAGACGTTAACCCTCGAATTGCCACATAAACTGTTAAGCCCAACCATGTCTTATAGACTTGCAAAAGCATCGGTATGAAGGACTTCATTCTCGATATACGACCGGGCAACACAGAAGTCACAGGGTTATTTCCATGCACATATGAATTAATGAGAGAGAACGCAAGCTGAATTCACTCATTAAAGATCAGAAAAAGGTTTTTGGGTGCTTATTTAGCTTCACTGATTGTGAACATTATAATAAAAGATGTggaaattaaaaagaaataaaaatcatttattttctttcatgattcaaatagagcattcaaaatgtttcatcctttgttgaaaagcatacctaggtaggctcagttctagctcctgattggtggcacACATAGATGCctctaattggaaagttgtttaaaactgaatgctctgtctgaattatgaaaggaaattttgggtttcatgtcccttaaaataagGGGCAAATCTCTCACaggatgttgattttttttttatccgcCATGACACCTCAATATTGTTTTAAGAAGACAGCACTGAAGAGGTGCAACACTCATGAGCCTTGACTCCGGCTATAATTTAGTTAGCAGGAGCTGATGCCTTCAGGAATTAACGTCAGCACAATATACAAAGAGTAAGTGTTACCACCAAGCATTTCTAGTCTTTGCGTGAGATTACATGTTGTATACTGCTGCCCACATGAGCGATTACATGGTGTATACTGCTGCCCACATGAGCGATTACATGGTACGTAATTACTACCTAATATAGGATTATATGGGCTTTAACTCTATATAGACAATTTACCCATAGTGCCTGTCTGTCTGGGAAATAAGGGCAAAGTCAAAAACTGTGGAGTTTGTTAGGGGCTGTTGAGTTGTTCATAGGGCTGTAGCCCAAGATCACTTTGGAATTGTTAGAATTCATTTTCCTGAGGTATCACTATACAACACTTTTATGTGCCCAGGGGCATCTAAGCAAAAATACAGTGTAGTTTTTATCAAGGCAATAAGGCACTTCAGACTGCAGAAATAGCAAAATATAATTACATGTATAATCGACAACTACATGAACTCTAAAATGTTTTAGCTTAAATAATGTGTGTGACAAAGTATTTTGGATATGTGTGTGAGACTCTTGATTACATGATGTAACAAGATTACGCTACCATCTAATGCCACAAAACATTCGTCTTCAAGAAGCAGTGTATGAATTCAGCGTTCTCAACCTTAAAACATTCTGTACAACTAACACAGATGAAAAGCAATATCCAGCTGACATTGTTATGGTCCCAGATACAGCAAAAACACCTGCTCAATAATGCACAGCACATTGTGTCGTGTCCACCCACTCACCAACACATTCAGTGCATTGTTCAGGCCAACCACATCACATGAAATGTAACCGTGCAGACTAAAACCAATCCCTTTGTTCTCAGTAACGCAGTAACAGTGAGGCAAACGCTTGTAAGAATGTATAATTGTGTGTAAACTTTAGCATTGTAAACTGTcattcaaaaaaaaacaaaaaaaacctgggcAACCTTTGATTAACCAAGGGAGATGTAGGTCTGGAGTCCTCCAAAAACTTTACCAAAAGTTATACCATAGACTCCATTGCTGTCAGTAAAAAAATAAACCACTGGTTGCTACTGATACAAAGCAGTGGCTATCCCCTTCTTAGGTATGTGGCTTGATATGTGGGCTAACATATTTGTAAAGGATCATGGTATTAGTGGCCTTTAAATACTGCCATTTaggagactttttaaaaaaaatggacatttaagtgtACCCTTTTTTGGTAAGGAATTTACTGGCTAGGCAGTTGAAATTCTGAACTGTCCAACTCAACATTGGGCACCTGACACCCTTAGTAGGTTTATAAAGTAAAGGTGACAGGAAGGAAGGTTTCAATTTCATATCTTGCCCAAAGTCACCAAGAGCCTTATTTTGCCTAAAGTtctaaaatgttttacaaaacaaagTACTAAAAAGAATCATGTTGTATTTGAGCAGCGTTGAATTTGAAAACCTCCATGTGAAGTAGTTTGAATGGCTCATCTGCTGGAACAGACCCAACTGCACCTCtcctggctttaaagggacatacaacaggttgagatctgtgcatatcctaaaagggctaattcatgaaaaatagtttgcataaaaaaaattgttaaaaattgctggcaagcattttaaaataatcttcaaaaacaagcaaaatgaattacatagctaagctgcctggagcagccaactccaccaccttatcagtgtttagacaccggcattgtatttcaatgagttcacagcttctaggtgtgctccagcagataatccctatgcatttttacattctaccaaaacaacaatagatatagatacagccatagaagaaaatttgtggggggagttagagctttacaatccGGAAACTAAAAaggaagggttaatggcgaggcactgctgtATAAATTTGCAGTTAAAGTAATTAAAGGGATGTTGCGTGACTATGTTAGGTTGTGTTCCtgccttttatatataaaaatattacagcaGTTGTCTTCCTGTTCAGTTGCATATTGTTGTCTTGCCTGTTGCATTGTGTTTAGGAACATAGCAACCAGCATTTAGGGACTAAAGTGTTGGCATACAGAGCTATTGGCATCCCTATCTACTATCCAAAAACATCTGGACTTTGCTGATATTGGACCAAATTAAAACAGTTCCAGCTGTGTTCCCAGTTGTGTCCATTCCGTCACTTTACATTCGCTATAATGAAACCGGGAAATCCCTAAAGAAACAACTTCCAAACACCAGTCCACACCCTCAGGCTGCCCGGCCAAAGATTGTGACAGTAGATATAAACCAACAGGTTCCACAGAATCTGCCCAATCTGTAAGCTTATGTGGACAGTAAAGTCgacatgaaactttcattattcaggtagagcatttaatttaaataaactctctaatttacttcttttatcaaatttactttgttctctttgtattatttgttgaagagtaaacctagttagGCACAGGAGGATGCACATACCGTTAGCATTATAGGGCaacagtgcttgcaacaatgtacCACATTGCTTCAAACATTGCAAACAGTTCTGCCATAGGGTGCTCTGGCCTAGGAGTAGGTATACTCtttgataaaggataccaagagaacgaagctgctatgataacagaagtaaattcataacttgctttttttaaatcacatgctcgctgaatcataaaagttttgtgTTGACTTTATAGTCTTCCTAAATAATTTTTTGGATAGCCTTGTGTGTATGACCCATAGTATCAAAAACATTTGACACAATTTTAAAACAGGaactataaatactatatatatatatatatatatatatatatatatatatatatatatatatatatatatatatatatatactgtgtatatatatatatatatatatatatatatattattttttttacaaaatatacatattttcttgGGTGGGGTCTGAAAGTGGCTAATGATGTGCAACCTCTTTGATAATATAGTGCTCACTTACTCTGGTGCAAGTATATGTTTTTATCTGGCACAAAATAAATGCTTCTCAGTGGTATGATGGAAAAATTGCATTTCATAACAAATGAACCTAAAGAAATTCCTGTGGCTACAAATATCCCATTTCATATTTGGCCACCACTAACTTCCTAATCGGTAGTCATCATTAAACAAAAATTACCCGTATCATGGTATACAAGTTTAATCTAGCTGTACAACATTCATTTCCATTCTATAAATGGGTAGTAATGAGAGTTATTATTGGCTTTATACATTTGGATATTGAGATGATAGTggcagatatagggctagatttcgagtggagcgctatttatcgttcCCGCTTAAGCGTAAACAGCGCTGGATGGAAGCTTCATGCACCCATCTGGTTGTGCttgtatgacaagttgaaagtaaaaagtttgcaaaccagcattaaattcaattgcgctaagtgaacgtgtttactttcaactcgtaatatgcgtgctacttccAACGTGTGCAatggtttatagaaaaatataCTAAGATAACATTAAACATCTGTTTGATTTACTACTGTTGCATACTACAAATCAATGTGATTAATCCTGTCATATTTTCACGTTGCTTTATTAatcaatttcattttattttagggtttgtgtCTAGTTAGGATCAATGCACATTTGCCATTTACATATTGGTAACAAGGAAAATGTGTCCCAAATGTGTCTGTGTCACAAAAGGAATAGATCTgttctgaataaaaaatatatctttactaATAAAATGCCAACTGTTTCTCTTATGGAATCAATTGTAAAGGGGACACTGCTTCTTACTAGAAAATCATGTGATTAAAATAGCAATGCAGTGAAATAGTTAATTGAAGAGATACAGTTGTTGACACAGGTTGTTTTCCTATCTCATAGGATGGTAATCAGTTGTGGAATATTTATGTTATATGCTATTACTGTTGAGAAAGTGCTGTCCAGTGCTGATATTATGAATTTGCAAAATTAGACTAATATTTTATTTCAGATCATGTAAAATCCAgtcattatatttttttgttcagaatacttaaaaaaaaaaggctataaTTTTGCTTCATTTCTGAACTTATGAAAATTGCACAAAGGACTGTTAAAATAACAGTTAACTCCTTCACTAAACtgtgtttatttaatttgcttgtgtCCCTATAAAGAGCAGACGCAGAAGACAGTTAAATACAAGTATGTCATTAATTATGAACATAATTAGCACTTTGATGTAGTGCGAATGGTTTCTATTTTAGTAGAAAAATATCACTTTATGGAAATGACAGTTCAGAAGTGCCTTATTACCATGTGAATTCAGCTTGTGATATACAGCAAAAAACAAGTGTTTAGATTAATcaaggaaatgaaacccaaaaacagAAATGTATAAACAGAGAAAAAGCCACAGGTACAGTGTGTGGTGAAGAGGGGGGAGGTCAGAACAAGAGGGAGATGGGAAGGTATGTGCCATAAACACACCTTATCCAAAGCCAACAAAATATCAAGCCTTTCTCCACCCCCTCCTTATGAGGGTACACCTCCCCACCTCCAATGTAAACTTTAATTGCAAACTACAGTGCTTTAACGCTGCTATTCTCAACAGGAACCCATTCAAAGCCTTGGGTTATCTGGTAGCCAGTCACAGTTTTTGTTGAGCAGATACACCTTTCCAGTAATCCAAAATATCATGTAAGTCCTCTCCCTTGGCAAACTGGACCTTTTTGCGTAAAGCATGGCCCGCTGCAATATAGACCTCCTCCCGGGTGTGTTTTTTATATGGACGGAAGCGCTCCCAGATCTTGTGGGTATTTTCAGTGGAGTATTCAGGGCTGGAAGAGTATCCGGAAAAATGTTGTCTGGGAGAGAGTTGCGAGTAACTTGAGTCTCTCTTGGAACGAGAAAGGGGCTTCAGAAAGCTGACCCTCTGGCTTAGGGTATCAGCACTTTCCTCATAATAGAGGGCTGGGAAGGAGTGGCGATGTTCACTGCAGTGGTAGGAAGGCTTGACATCCAAGTGATGGACACCTGCAGAGGACACTAGAGGAAGGCGGTCCAGGGGACTATTTAATGGGCTGTTCTTCTCAATGTACTTGGAGTCACATTTAAGAGATTGATCAGGGACATCAAGGCTGAAAACTCTGGCACTTTTGATGGAACCACTAGACGAAATGCTGCATCGTTTTTTGGTGACTGTAGCTGCGTCTGCACTCAGTTGACGTTGAAGGGGATGTACACCCTCCTTGTAAGAAGGAGAGAGGAAGCTCAACCTTTCCAAATGACCCGACGAACTGGCTGGAATCGACTGGCAGTCGTAGCCCAGTTCCGGGTCCCCCCCTCCTAAAAAAGAAGCCGTGTCCAACTTTAGGGCATCAATACAATTATTTATAATCTGGTTCACCTTGTCCACTTCCTTGGCAATAGTAGATATCTCAGCTGCTGATCCGTCACCATTGTCAAGTTCCCGAAAGTCCTCTTCATCATCTTCTCCCGACATACTCCTCTGGTTTCTATCTAACCCTTCTCCACTTCGCACCTCCATGTAATTTGTGCCTTTTGGACCTTTTGGCGTTCCCAACTGAGAATTCATTGATTTTGAAGAAATCCCTTTCTCCCCTCCACCTCCCAGCCCAGCAACTGAAGTTGGCAAAGAGGATATGCGAGATATTGGGATAGGATGCTCCGTTAGTTTCTGTGATGCATGTGATCCAAGACATGGGTCAACATCTGAGCCATACCTCATCTCCAAAATTGTCTTTTTGACATTGAGTGATTTCTTTTTTTCCTCCTGCATCCTCCTTTTCCTTAAACAGTAATAGACCACACCCAGTATAATGACCATGCCAAACAAGCAGCCCAGTATAGTCATGATATAGTGTGTGGTAGTAGAAGTGCTAGGAGCCAAGTCCTCTTTATCTCTTGATCTAGTGGCTAGAAAGAGACAAGTGTGATTGTAGTGTTTTGAATTGCGAATTGAGGTCACACAGAAGGTATAGTTGACATGAGCTTTCAGCTTGTCTAAAGTAATGTATTCTTTCTTATGCTTCAAGGTAGTTACATCAGATACTAAACTGTTATTATATTGAACCAGAACGTACATCTTTTTATAGGGATATGGTATAGTGACAATCAAAGTTGCAGAGTTCCCTGTCATATGATGAATATCAATGGTGGGGCTAACTGAAGGGTCGGGAGTGGAGGTGGCAGTGGACTCAAATATGAAGTCATCAGGGTTAACGCCAGAGTTCTCACTCAGATCGCCTTGCGGATCTTTATTGAATGGAGTTGGTCTCTCTCGTGGCAAGGACAAGTATCCACCATTCCTGCAATGAGCCTGAAGAACTGTTATGGCATTTCGGCTATGATGAGGCCTGGGACTGAGCAAAGGGTATCCATAAAATTCACCTGGACTTTCACACTGAAGGCGGTCATAGTTACGAGTTACATTGTTGAACATGACCAGCCAGTCAAGGAAGCCATGAAGTTCACAGCCACAGTGGAAAGGGTTTCCAGCCAGTTCACAAGAGCCCAGGGCCTGGAGACCAATAAAGGTAGTACTGTCAAGCTTGGTAAGTCGGTTGGAAGATAGATCAATGTTTATTAGGCTTGGACAGTCAGAAAAGGCGTTAGGTGTCACTACCGCTATCAGATTGTGCTGGATGAAGAGGTATTGTAGCCTAGGCATCCCCCTAAGCATTCCTTCTGACAGATTAGTCAACTTATTGTAGCCCAGTTGAAGAATTTGTAGGTTAGACTGTCCAAGAAATGCTCCTTCCTCGATGACAGAGATCTCATTCTTGGTCAGGTTAAGATCTGTCAGATTTCCAAAGCGGGACAATGATGAATACGCTATTACCTTTAACTTATTCTCATTAAGTCGGAGATCGTGTACTGTGCTGTTGATATGCTGAGGAATGGTCTCATAAGGAGGTTGATTTTGGCTGCAGATGGCCAACCATACATAGCCTTTGTCACCTTCAATCAACCAGCAGTCACCTTGTACCTCTGGTGGGAGATGCCAGAATAGCAAGACCATTGTCACATAGAGCCACCAGCATGACATGGTGCCACCAAGAACAGGGTGGTAAGTGCAAACAAAGAGATGAGTTTTACTCCAAGGGATTCGGTGCCCCAACTTAGTAAAGTCCATGTGTAACAGTCCTATACAAAATTCTGCACATTGTGTCCTGTAGAACAGGATATGAGTATAAAAGACTTCAAAATCCAGACCTCATAATATACAAATGGTTAGTTTGCACCTTTTTTTTTAGATTCAACAGTTGCTTATTTGTCTTGTCAATCCTTCTTTAAAATCAAAGCAATTGACGATGGACGGATAAGGATACCAAGAGCGAGagagtttatgtgtgtttgtgccaGCCGCCACTGTGCCCTCGGGATGCAGATTTCAAAAGATGAATccttctctgtgtctgtctgtatcCAGCTGCCACCAgaatctgaaagaaaaaaagagacaagGAAACGTCAGCAGAGGATGGAGGAAGGGGGGCAAGGAGGAGGGGGACGACACGAAGGTTTGTTGGGAAACCAATAGGGGAAACAGGCCGATGCTCAGAggtagaagaagaagaaaaaaaagggcatGGAATATGAGTGACagagataaaagacagggagcaatgagttgAAATACAAGGTGAAgagagataacaagagaggagtagACAAACTGGAAAAAAAGTGATAAATATGCACATAACCATCACAACAATGCTGAGACAGGGAGGGAGATTAGCAAGAGATAGAGCAGAATTCAAAGACAGCAAGTTCAAAGATAAAGAGGGAACGAAGAGAAGAAATAAAGCATTGGAAGATATTCAACAGAAGCGATTTGCAGCCAGCATAAACTCAAGGCATGTGCCAGAATTCATGGACTATTTCAATGCGTTCAATATTTTAGGATATTTTCCTCGTTCTGCGCCAATGGATAGGAGAGAGCTTTGACACAAAGTATAATGGTATAGACTGAAATTCTGCAGCTTAGgtatttgatttttttctctacACTCGTTTGATTCTAGAGATTGTGAACTTCCCCAGATAAATGCATGGCAAATTGCCTGTATACCTGCCACATCTGATATAGAAAACAGCCCTTGCTGTACAATGCCTTTCAGTTCTAAACCAATTTTTAGCTGCTAGACTAGTCAACAGTTATTTAAACAACATTTATTTAAAGGAAtggaattatatataaaaaaaaaaaacagtgtaggCAAATGGAAATTAGACATTTATTTTACAATGCATATaacataaatgatcaaatatttttgTACGTATGCAAGTTGAAACCAGTGTGAAATACATATTGCATACTTCAGGATGTTTGCCTCATATATTTCTGACAACCAGACACAAAATGGCCTGTCCCTCACATACTGCTGCCTAGTTGCCCTCAAAATAAATCCCTGAGATAATATGCGTTAGAGCTGTGTGTCTGCATCGAGAGGTGCCCAATATTTTTATCATGAGATGCCACAGTATTTgcagcaaaacatttttaaaattgtattatcatatcatattgtgtatgtatgtatacatgtgt
The nucleotide sequence above comes from Bombina bombina isolate aBomBom1 chromosome 7, aBomBom1.pri, whole genome shotgun sequence. Encoded proteins:
- the ELFN2 gene encoding protein phosphatase 1 regulatory subunit 29, with protein sequence MSCWWLYVTMVLLFWHLPPEVQGDCWLIEGDKGYVWLAICSQNQPPYETIPQHINSTVHDLRLNENKLKVIAYSSLSRFGNLTDLNLTKNEISVIEEGAFLGQSNLQILQLGYNKLTNLSEGMLRGMPRLQYLFIQHNLIAVVTPNAFSDCPSLINIDLSSNRLTKLDSTTFIGLQALGSCELAGNPFHCGCELHGFLDWLVMFNNVTRNYDRLQCESPGEFYGYPLLSPRPHHSRNAITVLQAHCRNGGYLSLPRERPTPFNKDPQGDLSENSGVNPDDFIFESTATSTPDPSVSPTIDIHHMTGNSATLIVTIPYPYKKMYVLVQYNNSLVSDVTTLKHKKEYITLDKLKAHVNYTFCVTSIRNSKHYNHTCLFLATRSRDKEDLAPSTSTTTHYIMTILGCLFGMVIILGVVYYCLRKRRMQEEKKKSLNVKKTILEMRYGSDVDPCLGSHASQKLTEHPIPISRISSLPTSVAGLGGGGEKGISSKSMNSQLGTPKGPKGTNYMEVRSGEGLDRNQRSMSGEDDEEDFRELDNGDGSAAEISTIAKEVDKVNQIINNCIDALKLDTASFLGGGDPELGYDCQSIPASSSGHLERLSFLSPSYKEGVHPLQRQLSADAATVTKKRCSISSSGSIKSARVFSLDVPDQSLKCDSKYIEKNSPLNSPLDRLPLVSSAGVHHLDVKPSYHCSEHRHSFPALYYEESADTLSQRVSFLKPLSRSKRDSSYSQLSPRQHFSGYSSSPEYSTENTHKIWERFRPYKKHTREEVYIAAGHALRKKVQFAKGEDLHDILDYWKGVSAQQKL